The following coding sequences lie in one Chanos chanos chromosome 4, fChaCha1.1, whole genome shotgun sequence genomic window:
- the baalcb gene encoding brain and acute leukemia cytoplasmic protein yields the protein MGCGGSRTDALEPRYLESWTKETESTWLTSTDTDIPLSSIHSISSENSSEVGFPSEKTANQGSDLFDDGLPAPAQAYLKVCSAMSESGLNDVKTGNNPPILCSQEQDVLSSPGTTVQRRSVLRTEEITKWQDNKMSTKQVTITVTQSIRQVAKSGKIEKSHTTFEVMKPVESVLK from the exons ATGGGTTGTGGAGGCTCAAGGACAGATGCGTTAGAGCCACGGTACTTGGAAAGTTGGACCAAAGAGACAGAGTCCACCTGGCTgaccagcactgacacagacattcCTCTGTCCTCCATCCACAGCATCTCCTCAGAGAACTCTTCAGAAGTCGGCTTTCCCTCAGAAAAAACAGCCAACCAAG GCTCAGACCTTTTCGATGACGGACTACCAGCTCCTGCTCAGGCTTACCTGAAAGTATGTTCTGCCATGTCTGAGTCAGGCCTAAATGATGTGAAAACTGGCAACAACCCTCCAATACTGTGCTCTCAAGAGCAGGATGTGCTGTCCTCTCCTGGTACCACAGTACAGAGAAGAAGTGTACTACGGACAGAGGAAATA ACCAAATGGCAGGACAATAAGATGTCCACTAAACAGGTGACCATCACAGTGACCCAGAGTATTCGGCAGGTGGCTAAGAGTGGCAAGATAGAGAAATCCCACACCACCTTTGAGGTCATGAAACCAGTGGAGTCTGTACTGAAGTGA
- the nme6 gene encoding nucleoside diphosphate kinase 6: protein MVRPTLHCAKALQLTLAVIKPDAVAHPLIMKALHQRILESNFIIVRRKDLKWRRQDSERFYAEHSGRFFYQRLVEFMSSGPMRAYILAREDAIAHWRELMGPTKVYRARYTSPDTIRAQYGLTDTRNTTHGSDSVESAHREIAFFFPEFQIEDWMKKEEPCFRTGQIWYDEQGQIHTLFE from the exons ATGGTCCGTCCGACATTGCACTGTGCTAAGGCTCTGCAGCTCACCCTTGCTGTTATCAAGCCAGATGCTGTCGCTCATCCCTTGATAATGAAG GCTCTTCATCAGAGAATCTTGGAGAGCAACTTTATCATTGTAAGGAGAAAAGATCTTAAATGGAGAAGACAAGATTCTGAAAGGTTCTACGCAGAGCATTCAG GACGATTCTTCTACCAAAGGCTGGTTGAATTCATGTCAAG CGGGCCAATGAGAGCTTACATCCTTGCCAGAGAAGATGCCATTGCACATTGGCGCGAGTTGATGGGTCCAACCAAAGTGTACCGAGCACGCTACACCTCACCAGACACGATCAGGGCACAGTATGGACTCACAGACACCAGGAACACCACCCATGGATCAG ATTCAGTGGAGTCTGCCCACCGTGAAATTGCCTTTTTCTTCCCAGAGTTCCAGATAGAGGACTGGATGAAGAAGGAGGAGCCATGTTTTAGGACAGGGCAGATTTGGTACGATGAACAAGGGCAAATCCATACCTTATTTGAATAG